The following proteins are co-located in the Meriones unguiculatus strain TT.TT164.6M chromosome 4, Bangor_MerUng_6.1, whole genome shotgun sequence genome:
- the LOC132653574 gene encoding putative protein FAM90A13P, with translation MKEIQHHIWKKTLKTQELLSCSAKKSKPTTPDSAIKQETHMKIQDHKAVPAQKVQSKPRGPMTQKVPPWQEENIMVKCRECGAFGHTARSRRCPIKYGQKLLDPQPLGARKEKENQDPRRTQGLQKPGPISQAKTEKKPSQVTGQRGDEQQRKAPFQKLPMDPQRRGQHINLVHPKMPVFSPGNTKKSVTNQIQITVSRARKSPGKRMCPGNPGAIQSSDASCILPSRQEEGQNMAVPGVSQPVFRQGGGNTASQDLLHQKLRGVSHQQPIVVPKRNGVSEAFHTESEAQGPGVKTQRSQHAALHQGRQNPELSFWTPGEKASWQPTLPSQKSSKRLRVNSTSAPEESNASTVLKACRDRQSLPIANRLGLKDAVPVSKKIAAQLPSTDQEQLPSRPALVSATPYAESSQPSTSHAVRQSLRMVFTRLNGDCWSSRFLTVSPALAHEKQTAPWEGPAFLEKGEAARSQVPVSVLYEDLQVSSSSEDSDGQ, from the exons ATGAAAGAAATCCAGCACCATATTTGGAAAAAGACCCTGAAGACACAGGAGCTGCTCAGTTGCTCTGCAAAG AAATCAAAGCCAACAACTCCAGATTCAGCGATAAAGCAGGAGACACACATGAAGATTCAGGACCATAAAGCTGTTCCAGCCCAGAAAGTCCAGAGTAAGCCAAGAGGGCCCATGACACAGAAGGTTCCCCCATGGCAAGAAGAGAACATTATG GTAAAATGCAGAGAGTGTGGGGCCTTTGGCCACACAGCAAGGAGCAGAAGGTGCCCAATCAAGTATGGCCAAAAGCTCCTAGATCCACAGCCTCTGGGagccaggaaggagaaagagaatcagGATCCTCGCAGGACACAGGGTCTCCAGAAACCAGGGCCCATAAGCCAGgccaagacagaaaagaaacctaGTCAAGTCACTGGACAGAG AGGTGATGAGCAGCAGAGGAAGGCTCCCTTCCAGAAACTCCCCATGGATCCACAGAGGAGGGGCCAGCACATCAACCTGGTT CATCCCAAGATGCCAGTGTTCAGTCCTGGAAACACAAAGAAGTCTGTGACCAACCAAATTCAGATTACTGTGTCACGTGCCAGAAAGTCTCCTGGGAAGCGGATGTGCCCTGGAAACCCTGGAGCCATCCAAAGCTCTGATGCCTCCTGCATCTTACCTTCCAGGCAGGAAGAAGGTCAGAACATGGCTgtccctggggtctcacagccagTGTTCAGGCAGGGTGGTGGAAACACAGCCTCACAAGACCTGCTGCATCAAAAGCTCCGGGGTGTCTCACATCAACAACCCATTGTGGTCCCTAAAAGGAATGGAGTCAGTGAAGCATTTCACACAGAGTCAGAAGCCCAGGGTCCCGGTGTGAAAACACAGCGCAGCCAGCATGCTGCCCTCCATCAGGGAAGACAGAACCCTGAACTTAGCTTCTGGACCCCAGGTGAGAAAGCTTCTTGGCAGCCCACACTGCCTAGCCAGAAATCCTCAAAGAGACTAAGAGTCAACTCTACCAGTGCACCAGAGGAGAGCAATGCAAGCACTGTTTTGAAGGCCTGCCGGGATAGGCAGTCTCTTCCCATTGCCAACAGACTTGGACTGAAAGATGCAGTGCCAGTGAGCAAGAAAATAGCAGCCCAGCTGCCCAGCACTGACCAAGAACAGCTACCAAGCAGGCCTGCTCTGGTCTCAGCCACACCCTATGCTGAGTCCTCTCAACCATCTACCAGCCATGCTGTACGCCAGTCCCTGAGAATGGTCTTTACTAGACTTAATGGTGACTGCTGGAGCTCCAGGTTCCTGACAGTGTCCCCAGCACTTGCCCATGAGAAGCAAACAGCTCCTTGGGAGGGCCCTGCCTTCCTGGAGAAAGGTGAAGCAGCACGCTCCCAGGTCCCAGTGAGTGTCCTCTATGAGGACCTTCAGGTCTCCTCCTCTTCAGAAGACAGTGATGGGCAGTGA